Proteins encoded within one genomic window of Hevea brasiliensis isolate MT/VB/25A 57/8 chromosome 8, ASM3005281v1, whole genome shotgun sequence:
- the LOC110672317 gene encoding RING-H2 finger protein ATL38 isoform X1 yields MIGSGINLVMTVIGFAVSTMFIVFVCTRLVCARIQLRTSRRSFPINSRSDLSILERGLHGLEPVVVANFPTKKYSEELLLASDDAHGRCTVCLAEYRREEILRILPYCGHSFHMNCIDIWLQQHSTCPVCRISLREFPEKNRMMQPLFSSAIRNPYGTESFDTHSFNCLLSGHGLSSRTNDNGVMDSIQESHCASEVPEAADGENLFPITEGNQIAKDFGNKHVESPSNI; encoded by the exons atgatagGGTCAGGGATAAATTTGGTGATGACAGTGATAGGATTTGCCGTGAGTACTATGTTTATAGTTTTCGTCTGCACTCGTCTCGTTTGTGCTCGGATTCAGCTACGCACATCAAGACGTTCATTTCCTATCAATTCCAGATCTGATCTTAGCATT CTGGAACGAGGGTTACATGGCCTTGAGCCTGTAGTTGTAGCCAACTTTCCGACTAAGAAGTATAGTGAAGAACTTTTATTGGCTTCAGACGATGCTCA TGGCAGATGCACGGTTTGCCTTGCAGAATACCGTCGTGAAGAGATCTTGCGTATTCTCCCCTACTGTGGGCACTCCTTCCATATGAACTGCATAGACATATGGTTGCAACAGCATTCAACTTGTCCTGTTTGTCGAATATCGTTGCGTGAATTTCCTGAGAAAAACCGCATGATGCAACCCTTGTTCAGCTCAGCTATCCGCAATCCATATGGCACTGAGTCATTCGATACCCATTCTTTCAACTGCTTGTTATCTGGGCATGGGCTTTCATCAAGAACTAATGACAATGGGGTGATGGACTCCATTCAAGAGAGTCACTGTGCATCTGAAGTCCCTGAAGCAGCTGATGGGGAAAATTTATTTCCCATAACTGAGGGTAATCAGATTGCAAAAGACTTTGGAAATAAGCATGTAGAAAGCCCATCGAATATCTAA
- the LOC110672317 gene encoding RING-H2 finger protein ATL38 isoform X2 has product MIGSGINLVMTVIGFAVSTMFIVFVCTRLVCARIQLRTSRRSFPINSRSDLSILERGLHGLEPVVVANFPTKKYSEELLLASDDAQCTVCLAEYRREEILRILPYCGHSFHMNCIDIWLQQHSTCPVCRISLREFPEKNRMMQPLFSSAIRNPYGTESFDTHSFNCLLSGHGLSSRTNDNGVMDSIQESHCASEVPEAADGENLFPITEGNQIAKDFGNKHVESPSNI; this is encoded by the exons atgatagGGTCAGGGATAAATTTGGTGATGACAGTGATAGGATTTGCCGTGAGTACTATGTTTATAGTTTTCGTCTGCACTCGTCTCGTTTGTGCTCGGATTCAGCTACGCACATCAAGACGTTCATTTCCTATCAATTCCAGATCTGATCTTAGCATT CTGGAACGAGGGTTACATGGCCTTGAGCCTGTAGTTGTAGCCAACTTTCCGACTAAGAAGTATAGTGAAGAACTTTTATTGGCTTCAGACGATGCTCA ATGCACGGTTTGCCTTGCAGAATACCGTCGTGAAGAGATCTTGCGTATTCTCCCCTACTGTGGGCACTCCTTCCATATGAACTGCATAGACATATGGTTGCAACAGCATTCAACTTGTCCTGTTTGTCGAATATCGTTGCGTGAATTTCCTGAGAAAAACCGCATGATGCAACCCTTGTTCAGCTCAGCTATCCGCAATCCATATGGCACTGAGTCATTCGATACCCATTCTTTCAACTGCTTGTTATCTGGGCATGGGCTTTCATCAAGAACTAATGACAATGGGGTGATGGACTCCATTCAAGAGAGTCACTGTGCATCTGAAGTCCCTGAAGCAGCTGATGGGGAAAATTTATTTCCCATAACTGAGGGTAATCAGATTGCAAAAGACTTTGGAAATAAGCATGTAGAAAGCCCATCGAATATCTAA